The Jeotgalibaca sp. MA1X17-3 genome has a segment encoding these proteins:
- a CDS encoding conjugal transfer protein TrbL family protein, giving the protein MDKIGEKVLSMFTTWLKELVEMFSNFLQHVLFNYDGLGGYALKAYNLFVFFGGIMLVAVCLGKVITQLLSEAEGSQEANIWWTLVQSVKAGGLLVLMPLVISLSMNYVVKPFGNYFIENMGVVSIDQVDKLMESENFVQVFNSTMSVVLVWVFILIVLGFFVIKTVITLAQITMDEIISPLCAISIVTDNFNFMDNWWRDILSHVVTLITLCLSMLLFTEALALSGDTLWTKLPAMIGSGALVISGPSIVKSIWYSSGAGRSGMGMARTVVNYAMYKSR; this is encoded by the coding sequence ATGGACAAAATAGGCGAAAAAGTATTAAGTATGTTCACAACGTGGCTAAAGGAATTAGTTGAGATGTTTTCTAATTTCTTACAACATGTACTATTCAATTATGACGGTTTAGGCGGCTATGCGTTGAAAGCTTATAATCTTTTTGTTTTTTTCGGTGGTATAATGTTGGTTGCGGTTTGTTTGGGAAAAGTCATTACACAATTACTTTCAGAAGCAGAAGGAAGTCAAGAAGCAAATATTTGGTGGACACTTGTTCAGTCCGTTAAAGCAGGTGGACTATTGGTATTGATGCCTTTAGTTATTTCACTAAGCATGAATTATGTTGTGAAACCGTTTGGAAACTACTTTATTGAAAATATGGGTGTTGTAAGTATAGATCAAGTGGATAAATTAATGGAATCAGAAAATTTTGTTCAAGTGTTTAATTCTACTATGAGTGTTGTTTTAGTTTGGGTTTTTATATTGATTGTTTTAGGCTTCTTTGTTATTAAAACAGTCATTACATTAGCACAAATAACTATGGACGAAATCATATCGCCTTTATGTGCTATATCAATTGTAACCGATAATTTTAACTTCATGGATAATTGGTGGAGAGATATTCTTTCCCACGTAGTTACGTTGATTACGTTATGTTTGTCTATGTTACTATTTACAGAAGCATTAGCATTAAGTGGCGATACGTTATGGACAAAACTTCCAGCAATGATTGGTTCAGGGGCATTGGTTATCAGTGGTCCGTCCATTGTTAAAAGTATTTGGTATTCAAGTGGAGCAGGGCGTAGCGGTATGGGAATGGCACGAACAGTAGTAAATTATGCCATGTATAAGTCAAGATAG
- a CDS encoding metal-sensitive transcriptional regulator has translation MSHSSEHRTKNLVTRLNRIEGQVSGIKRMIIDEKDYAEVIIQLNSTKSAIQKISQILLEAQADHALIHVSEGATLKEEMEKLQRVITQYNKVN, from the coding sequence ATGTCACATTCATCTGAACACAGAACAAAAAACTTAGTAACAAGATTAAATCGAATTGAAGGCCAAGTTTCAGGTATTAAAAGAATGATTATAGATGAAAAAGATTATGCCGAGGTGATCATTCAATTGAATTCCACCAAGTCAGCTATTCAAAAGATTAGTCAAATCTTATTAGAAGCTCAAGCCGATCATGCCTTAATCCATGTGAGTGAAGGTGCAACATTAAAAGAGGAAATGGAAAAACTACAACGAGTCATAACTCAATACAACAAAGTAAACTAG
- a CDS encoding VirD4-like conjugal transfer protein, CD1115 family, translating into MTGTILGFVKNDYIIQPTDSKPNRNIMVVGGPGSYKTQGFVITNVLNETENSIVVTDPKGEVYEHTAEFKRRQGYDVHVINFSKMEQSDRYNPIDYVTSDLDATNVATKIVDSSNKDGKKDIWYYSQRSLLSALILYVKYELAPENRNMAGLVDFLQSTNEAQSDDKESELDLVFSSLRLDHPAKRLYELGYKKSRGDMKGSIIVSLLTTISNYINQTVSNFTSFSDFNLQEIGRKKTMLYVIIPVMDTSWEGLTNIFFSQIFDQLYELASEQHSKLPVSVDFILDEFVNLGTFTNYEEFLATCRGYGIGVATIIQSLTQLQDKYNKEKAESILGNCSIKICMNAANNTTAKYFSELLDKATVKVATSNKSASKNSKQEGSSTSHSDNEGYSGRDLMTAGEITSMPDDTQIIVFSNLPPIKTKKAFQFDLFPQPKELLNQSDYEKNTNPKQLERLEKLTEEFNQASEKKEKEKQDRIKEKQKQDKIAKEKKEEEEKKNKKEINKKLLKVHSQSMERQKKNRKEKNTWTK; encoded by the coding sequence ATGACAGGAACGATTTTAGGTTTTGTAAAAAACGACTATATTATTCAGCCAACCGATAGCAAACCCAATCGTAATATTATGGTGGTAGGGGGTCCCGGTTCTTATAAGACACAGGGCTTTGTGATTACCAACGTTTTAAACGAAACAGAAAATAGTATTGTCGTAACCGACCCGAAAGGAGAAGTATACGAACATACAGCAGAATTTAAAAGACGACAAGGTTATGATGTTCATGTGATTAATTTCAGTAAAATGGAACAATCAGACCGCTACAATCCCATTGACTATGTTACAAGTGATCTAGACGCAACCAATGTTGCTACAAAGATTGTAGATAGTTCTAATAAGGACGGTAAAAAGGATATTTGGTACTACTCGCAACGTTCCTTACTCTCTGCCCTAATCTTATATGTAAAGTACGAATTAGCACCAGAGAATCGAAATATGGCGGGGTTAGTTGATTTCTTGCAATCCACAAATGAAGCACAATCAGACGATAAAGAAAGTGAACTAGACCTTGTTTTTTCTTCTCTTCGATTAGACCACCCTGCAAAACGGTTGTACGAATTAGGGTATAAAAAATCTCGTGGCGATATGAAAGGGAGTATTATTGTTTCTTTACTCACAACCATTTCTAACTATATCAATCAAACCGTTTCAAACTTTACCAGTTTCAGTGATTTTAACTTACAAGAAATCGGAAGAAAGAAAACCATGTTATATGTCATCATTCCTGTCATGGACACGAGTTGGGAAGGGTTAACCAACATTTTTTTCTCCCAGATATTCGATCAGCTCTATGAATTAGCTTCTGAACAACATTCCAAGTTGCCTGTATCGGTTGATTTTATCCTTGATGAATTTGTCAACTTAGGAACGTTTACCAATTATGAAGAGTTTTTAGCGACTTGTCGGGGCTATGGCATTGGAGTAGCAACAATTATTCAAAGTCTTACACAGCTACAAGATAAGTACAATAAAGAGAAAGCCGAAAGTATCTTAGGGAACTGTTCGATCAAAATTTGTATGAACGCTGCGAATAATACGACCGCTAAATATTTTTCTGAATTGTTAGATAAAGCGACTGTAAAAGTTGCGACCAGTAATAAAAGTGCTTCTAAAAACTCAAAACAAGAAGGCAGTAGTACTAGTCATTCAGATAATGAAGGATATTCTGGTCGTGATTTAATGACCGCAGGCGAAATAACCAGTATGCCAGATGATACACAAATCATTGTGTTTTCTAATCTTCCCCCTATCAAGACAAAAAAAGCTTTTCAGTTTGATCTATTCCCTCAACCAAAAGAGTTATTAAACCAGTCTGACTATGAAAAAAATACCAATCCAAAGCAACTAGAACGGTTAGAAAAACTAACGGAAGAATTTAACCAAGCAAGTGAAAAAAAGGAAAAAGAAAAACAAGACCGAATAAAAGAAAAACAGAAACAAGATAAAATAGCAAAAGAGAAAAAAGAAGAAGAAGAAAAAAAGAACAAGAAAGAAATAAACAAGAAGCTCTTAAAAGTTCATTCGCAGAGTATGGAGAGGCAAAAGAAGAATAGAAAGGAAAAAAACACATGGACAAAATAG